GTGTCGTGCTGTTAATCAATGAGGTGGAATAACATATTTTAAAAAGTAAAGCAACTTTAGTTTTTATTTCGGTAGTCTACCATTTTTCTTCCTGTTCATCTTTTTATGCTATAAGTTTAATAAACAAATGTTTATAAAAAAAACAAGACTAACTTCTTGCAGTTAAAAAGAATTATTATATTTGCAAACCAGAACAGAACAGAACAGTTGATGTTTTTTGATTTAAATTTCAATAGCGAGATACCTAAGTATCAGCAATTAGTGAATGCCATTAATGACGCACTTGCTAATAATACGCTGTCTAGTGGTGATGCATTACCTTCGGTCAATGCTATTTGCAGCGACTATAAATTATCTAGAGATACCGTTTTTAAAGCCTATTCTATTTTAAAAGAAAATGGGGTTGTGGAATCTGTACCTAATAAAGGATATTTTGTGGCTAATGATACCAGAAAGGTGCTTTTGGTTTTAGATACCTTTAAAGCCTATAAAGAGGTTTTATACCATGCATTTGTTAATAATTTACCCAAAAAAGTTATTGTAGATGTGCAATTCCATCATTATAACATCAACAATTTCAAAACCATTTTAAATAACAGTAAAGGGAAGTATTTTAAATATGTCGTGATGACTTTCGACCATAAAGAGGTGCCAAGCGTCTTGTCTGATTTTGATAATGACAAACTGTTGTTAATCGATTGGAACGTCTATTCAAAAGCATCAAACAACTATGTGTTTCAAGATTTTGGAAGCGCATTTTACGACGCCTTAAAAGAAGCTATTGAACCTTTTAAAAAATATAAAAAACTGGTTTTTGTATATCCAACATTCACCAAGCATCCAACAGAATCGGTTGCTTACTTTAAACAATTTTGTGAAACCAAAAAGTTTAAATATAAAATCGTCACAGATCCTGCTGATTTTAACGTTGTAAAAGGAGAAGCCTACATAAGTGTGAGTGATAGAATACTCGGAACTTTTTTAGAACAATGCAGAGCCAACAATTTTGAACCAGGTACCGATGTAGGCTTCTTGTCTTATAATGAAACCCCGATGAAAAAATTCATTTATAAAGGCATTTCGGTAGTTTCAACCGATTTTAAAGCACTGGGTGGTAAAGCTGCAGAGTTTATTAATCAAGAAACGTCAATACAAACATATATACCAACTAAATTAATATTAAGAGAATCATTATAAATCATGTACTATTTAGGATTAGACATAGGAAGTTCTTCTATAAAAGCAGCACTTGTTGAGGTGGCATCAGGCAAAAGCTTGGGAGTTGTGCAAGAACCCGAACAAGAAATGAGCATGTTCGCCCAAAAAAATGGATGGGCAGAACAAAAGCCAAACGATTGGTGGCAACATGCCTGTAAAGCCATCGCCAAATTGAAAAAACAGCATAACATATCAAGAACTCAAATAAAAGGCATAGGTATTTCGTACCAAATGCATGGTTTGGTTATTGTTGATAAAGATGGAAATCCACTTCGTAAAAGTATTATTTGGTGCGATAGTAGAGCCGTAGAGACAGGAAATAAGGCTTTTCAAGAAATAGGAGAAGACACATGTGCTTCAAACCTATTAAATTCTCCCGCCAATTTCACGGCTTCAAAATTAAAATGGGTAAAAGATAACGAACCTGAGGTTTATAAAAATATTTATAAGTTCATGCTCCCCGGCGATTATATTGCTTATAAATTTTCAAACAAAATAAACACTACCATTTCAGGACTGTCAGAAGGCATTTTTTGGGATTTTAAAAAAGATAACATTGCAGATTTCCTTTTAGAACATTACGGTATCGATAAAGCCTTAGTGCCCGATATTGTAGATACATTCGGCGTACAATCGGTAGTCGATGCAAAAGGTGAAGAAGAAAGTGGCGTAGCAGCAGGAACGCCTATTTATTATAGAGCAGGTGACCAGCCAAACAATGCGTTATCGTTAAACGTGTTTAACCCAGGTGAAGTAGCCGCAACAGGTGGTACATCAGGCGTGTTTTATGCTGTAACCAATAGCTTATCGGCTAAAGAAAGTGCGCGTGTAAACAATTTTGCCCATGTAAATTATACCAAAGGAGCCGATGCAAGAATAGGAAAACTGTTATGTATCAACGGCGCAGGTATCCAATACCGTTGGTTGCTCAATAATTTAGCGGTTAGTTCTTATGAAGAAATGAATGCATTGGCTTCAGAAATTCCTATTGGATCAGATGGTGTTTGTTTGATTCCATTTGGAAATGGCGCCGAACGCATGCTTAACAACAAAGAAATTGGCACTAGAATAGTTAACTTAAACCTAAACAACCACCACAAAGGGCACATGTGTCGAGCTGCTTTAGAGGGTATTGCCTTTTCGTTTGTGTATGGTATGGAAATTTTAAAATCCGATGGCATCAAACCTACCGTTATTCGTGCAGGAAACGACAATTTGTTCCGTTCAGAAATATTCGCCAATACCGTGGCAACCCTTATAGAACAAGAAATTGAAATTTACAACACCACAGGTGCTATTGGTGCCGCACGTGCCGCCAATTTGCACAAAGGCGATTTCGAAAGCTTTGGAAAGGCAATTATTGATAACGATCATGTGATGACTTTTATGCCTTTTAAAGATAAAACAGCGTATCAAGAAGCCTATAACAACTGGAAAACCGAATTAGAAATCATTCTATTTAATAGGCAATAGGCAATAGACAATAGATAATGAGTAATCCCTAACGCAAAAAGTAACACCAAATAAACAAATAAACAGATTAACAAAAAATAAAAACAATGGCATTAATAGGAAACAAAGAATACTACAAAGGTATTGGGGAGATCAAGTTTGAAGGCAAAGAATCAGACAACCCATTAGCATTTAAATACTACAACCCAGACCAAGTGGTGGCAGGCAAAACCATGAGCGAATGGTTTAAGTTTTCGGTAGCGTATTGGCATACGTTCTGCGGACAAGGAAGCGACCCATTTGGGCCAGGAACTCAAAGTTTTGAATGGGATAAATCTTCAGACGCAGTTCAAGCAGCAAAAGACAAAGCCGATGCCGCTTTTGAATTCATTACAAAAATGGGATTTGGATACTACTGCTTCCACGATTTCGATTTGATAAGAGAAGGCACCACATTTGCTGAATCAGAATCTAGATTAGCAACCATTACAGACTATTTAAAGCAAAAACAAGCAGACTCGGGCGTAAAATTACTTTGGGGAACAGCAAATTGTTTTTCAAACCCACGCTATATGAATGGTGCTTCAACCAATCCAGATTTTAATGTGGTTGCAAGAGCAGGAGGGCAAATAAAATTAGCCTTAGATGCTACGATGGCATTAAACGGAGAGAACTATGTGTTCTGGGGTGGTCGTGAAGGTTATATGACACTTTTAAATACCGATATGGGTCGTGAGTTAGACCATATGGGGCAGTTTTTGGCTATGTGTAGAGATTATGCACGTGCAAATGGTTTTAAAGGAAACTTTTTTATCGAGCCAAAACCCATGGAACCATCAAAACACCAATATGATTTTGATACAGCTACAGCGATCGGTTTCTTAAAAGAATATGGTTTGGATAAAGATTTTAAAATAAATATTGAAGTAAATCACGCTACATTAGCACAACACACTTTTCAGCATGAAATTGAAACTGCAGCAAAAGCAGGTATGTTAGGAAGTTTGGATGCCAACCGTGGCGATTACCAAAACGGATGGGATACCGACCAGTTTCCTAACAACATTCAAGAAACTACCGAAGCGATGTTGGTGTTTCTTAAAGCAGGTGGTTTGCAAGGTGGCGGTGTTAATTTTGATGCTAAAATCAGAAGAAATTCTACCGATTTAGAAGATGTGTTTTTAGCACATATTGGCGGTGCAGATACATTTGCTAGAGCGTTGTTAATTGCAGATAAAATCATCACATCTTCACCTTACGAAAAATTAAGAACTGCACGTTATGCATCATTCGATTCTGGTAAAGGAAAAGACTTTGAAAATGGTAAGTTAAACTTACAGGATTTATATAAAATAGCGCAAGAAAATGGCGAGTTACCATTAACAAGTGGGAAACAAGAGTTATTTGAAAATATAATTAACCAATATATTTAATAACCTGTTGTGCATTTTGAATTTGCGTGATCACACATAAACCAAAATGCACAACATTTTTTCGATATTTGATTATTACCAATTAAACTGAATATTTATGAAACATTACTTTTTAGCTATGCAACAATCGGTTTTGGAAAACCTGGATTGGGTTGTTTTAGGAATTTATTTCCTTGCGCTTATTGCGGTGGCCGTTTGGGTTGTTCTTCAAAAAAACAAAGACACCGAAGATTATTTTTTGGCAGGTAGAAATGTAGGATGGTTTGTAATTGGAGCGTCAATTTTCGCTTCCAATATCGGGTCCGAACACGTCGTAGGACTTGCTGGAACTGGTTTCGAATCGGGTACACCCATGGCTCATTACGAATTACACGCTTGGATAGTTTTGCTTTTAGGATGGCTGTTTTTGCCATTTTATATTAGAAGTGGCGCTTTTACCATGCCCGAGTTTTTAGAAAAACGATTTGATAGTCGGTCTCGATGGTTCTTATCATTGTTCTCATTAGTGGCTTATGTACTTACTAAAGTATCGGTAACTATCTATGCAGGTGGTATTGTGGTTTCAGAGCTTTTAGGCATTCCATTTTGGTATGGTGCTATTGGGATAGTAATTTTCACGGGTATTTATACCGTTGTGGGAGGGATGAAAGCCGTAATTTATACCGAAACACTTCAAACCATTATTTTAATTTTTGGTTCGGTCGTTATCACCTACTTAGGATTGCAAGAAGTAGGGGGTTGGGCGCAATTAAGAGAAACTGTTACTGCGGTAAGTCCGGAACATTTTAATATGTGGCGTCCTATGAACGATCCGCAATTTCCATGGACAGGCTTGCTCATAGGCGGAACGATTGTAGGGATTTGGTATTGGTGTACCGACCAATATATTGTACAGCGTACATTGGCAGCCAATAATATTAAAATAGGCAGGCGTGGAGCGATTTTTGGCGCTTATTTAAAATTACTTCCTATATTAATTTTCTTGGTACCCGGTATTATTGCATTTGCTTTAACTATACAAAATCCAGAGGTGTTTTCGGTAGAGAAAGCCGATAGGGCTTTCCCCATGTTAGTTAAAACGCTATTGCCTGTTGGTTTAAAAGGTTTGGTAGCTGGTGGATTAATGGCAGCTTTAATGAGCTCTTTGGCTTCGGTTTTCAACTCTTGTTCAACTATTTTTACTATTGATATTTATAAAAAACTGTATCCAGAAAAAACCGAAAACGTATTGGTAAGAACAGGTAAAATAGCAACTGGTTTTATTGTAGTCTTAGGTATTATTTGGATACCAATTATGGAAAAAATTGGTGGTGGTGTTATGTACCAGTACCTTCAAAATGTACAATCGTACATTGCGCCCCCAGTAACGGCGGTTTTTCTATTGGGTATTATTTGGAAACGCGTTAATTCAACAGCGGCAATTACAACTTTGTTAACAGGGTTGGTGCTTTTAATTTTAAGGTTAGGAAGTGAAATATACTATCAACCTCAAATTGTAGCAGGTGAATCGGTAGAAGGTATTGCCTATGCATTTGCAACCATTAATTTTGCGCACATGGCTATATTTATGTTTATTTTTTCGGTATTTATTTGTATTTCAGTTAGTATGATGTCGCAAGCACCTAATTATGAAACTATAAAAGGATTAGCATTTGGAACGCTTTCTGAAGAACAAAAAGCAGCTAATAAAGGTAGTTATGATACTATTGATGTTGTTTTGTCTATACTACTGGTTCTTATAGTTGTTGGCGTGCTAACATACTTCACATAGAACATATTAGCCCTAGCAGGGTTTTAAACCCTGCTAGGGCTATTTTTTATAAAACCTAATTCACTTAAAAATGATTTAGTGAGGCATACATGCCCAAATAAGTACCAACAAAACCTTTAGCTTCTTTGGTGCTTAAAATAGAAGCATCAACTTTGTCTGCTAAAAGAATCCACTCCGATTTTTCTGAAGTTTTATAATAAAAATTATATAAACCTTTGTCGCCTTCTATTCTTAAAAACAAATCAGAATCTTTTGTACTTATAACCTGTTTAGCTATAATAGTCGGCTGACTTTCGTTTAGAGATGTGGCATTTTTTTCAATAAAAACCTCTTCTTTTCCATCTTTATTTAATCGTTTTCCAATAAATAAGTAATGGTTTTCATTTTGAAAAGCTACCAAACCTACAGTTTGTAATGTGTCTGTTAAATTATATGTTACTTTGGTTGAAGCGTCAAACTGTAAATGCTGTTGTCTTCTACCAATAAACGAAAAGTTTGTTTCGGTATGGATAGATTCTTTTCTAGGTTTTATATATAAATATTTGCCATCTAATTCATGCCATTTCTCTAAAGGTGTTCTTATAAAATTCCATTTAAAATCTAGTTCACTATTTTTAAAGGCATCATGTGATATAAAATTGCCAGTTGTTGGCGCTATTTTTTCTTTTGAAGCTATTAGGTTTGGTTTTTTATTAATTATTGGTATTGGGTTGTTGCCTCCAACAATGGTTGGCCAACCATCTTTCCATGCAACAGGCATTAAAAAAGTTTCCCTACCGGTGTTGTATAAATCGTCGCCATATGGTCTGCAGCCTAGAAACACAGCCCACCAATCACCATTAGAGAGTTCTACAAAATCGGCATGACCAGTTGTTGAAATTTCATTGGGTCTTGGCGTATTTAAATGGCGTTGTGTTAGTATCGGGTTGTTTTTATAGCTATCGTAAGGTCCGTCAACATTTTTGCTTCTAAAAACGACTTCGGAATGATTGTAGCGAGTACCACCTTCAGCACAAATTAAGTAGTAATAACCATCTTTTTTAAATATGTGAGGTGCTTCAATCCAAACGGTTTTTTTTGCCATATCAGTACCACCATTTATTAGAAGTTTAGATTCACTAGCTATTTTTTTATTTTCTAAATCGTATTCAAATATATAAATAGCTCTATGTCCGTCGTGAACAGAAATATTATTTGGTGGTGGTCCGTTGTGAGTGATGTAAACTTTGCCATCCTCATCAAAGAAAATATCTGGATCTATCCCATCAACACCAGGAATGGTTATAGGATCTGACCAT
This genomic window from Mariniflexile sp. TRM1-10 contains:
- a CDS encoding GntR family transcriptional regulator, whose amino-acid sequence is MQLKRIIIFANQNRTEQLMFFDLNFNSEIPKYQQLVNAINDALANNTLSSGDALPSVNAICSDYKLSRDTVFKAYSILKENGVVESVPNKGYFVANDTRKVLLVLDTFKAYKEVLYHAFVNNLPKKVIVDVQFHHYNINNFKTILNNSKGKYFKYVVMTFDHKEVPSVLSDFDNDKLLLIDWNVYSKASNNYVFQDFGSAFYDALKEAIEPFKKYKKLVFVYPTFTKHPTESVAYFKQFCETKKFKYKIVTDPADFNVVKGEAYISVSDRILGTFLEQCRANNFEPGTDVGFLSYNETPMKKFIYKGISVVSTDFKALGGKAAEFINQETSIQTYIPTKLILRESL
- a CDS encoding xylulokinase — encoded protein: MYYLGLDIGSSSIKAALVEVASGKSLGVVQEPEQEMSMFAQKNGWAEQKPNDWWQHACKAIAKLKKQHNISRTQIKGIGISYQMHGLVIVDKDGNPLRKSIIWCDSRAVETGNKAFQEIGEDTCASNLLNSPANFTASKLKWVKDNEPEVYKNIYKFMLPGDYIAYKFSNKINTTISGLSEGIFWDFKKDNIADFLLEHYGIDKALVPDIVDTFGVQSVVDAKGEEESGVAAGTPIYYRAGDQPNNALSLNVFNPGEVAATGGTSGVFYAVTNSLSAKESARVNNFAHVNYTKGADARIGKLLCINGAGIQYRWLLNNLAVSSYEEMNALASEIPIGSDGVCLIPFGNGAERMLNNKEIGTRIVNLNLNNHHKGHMCRAALEGIAFSFVYGMEILKSDGIKPTVIRAGNDNLFRSEIFANTVATLIEQEIEIYNTTGAIGAARAANLHKGDFESFGKAIIDNDHVMTFMPFKDKTAYQEAYNNWKTELEIILFNRQ
- the xylA gene encoding xylose isomerase, which translates into the protein MALIGNKEYYKGIGEIKFEGKESDNPLAFKYYNPDQVVAGKTMSEWFKFSVAYWHTFCGQGSDPFGPGTQSFEWDKSSDAVQAAKDKADAAFEFITKMGFGYYCFHDFDLIREGTTFAESESRLATITDYLKQKQADSGVKLLWGTANCFSNPRYMNGASTNPDFNVVARAGGQIKLALDATMALNGENYVFWGGREGYMTLLNTDMGRELDHMGQFLAMCRDYARANGFKGNFFIEPKPMEPSKHQYDFDTATAIGFLKEYGLDKDFKINIEVNHATLAQHTFQHEIETAAKAGMLGSLDANRGDYQNGWDTDQFPNNIQETTEAMLVFLKAGGLQGGGVNFDAKIRRNSTDLEDVFLAHIGGADTFARALLIADKIITSSPYEKLRTARYASFDSGKGKDFENGKLNLQDLYKIAQENGELPLTSGKQELFENIINQYI
- a CDS encoding sodium:solute symporter, whose product is MKHYFLAMQQSVLENLDWVVLGIYFLALIAVAVWVVLQKNKDTEDYFLAGRNVGWFVIGASIFASNIGSEHVVGLAGTGFESGTPMAHYELHAWIVLLLGWLFLPFYIRSGAFTMPEFLEKRFDSRSRWFLSLFSLVAYVLTKVSVTIYAGGIVVSELLGIPFWYGAIGIVIFTGIYTVVGGMKAVIYTETLQTIILIFGSVVITYLGLQEVGGWAQLRETVTAVSPEHFNMWRPMNDPQFPWTGLLIGGTIVGIWYWCTDQYIVQRTLAANNIKIGRRGAIFGAYLKLLPILIFLVPGIIAFALTIQNPEVFSVEKADRAFPMLVKTLLPVGLKGLVAGGLMAALMSSLASVFNSCSTIFTIDIYKKLYPEKTENVLVRTGKIATGFIVVLGIIWIPIMEKIGGGVMYQYLQNVQSYIAPPVTAVFLLGIIWKRVNSTAAITTLLTGLVLLILRLGSEIYYQPQIVAGESVEGIAYAFATINFAHMAIFMFIFSVFICISVSMMSQAPNYETIKGLAFGTLSEEQKAANKGSYDTIDVVLSILLVLIVVGVLTYFT
- a CDS encoding glycoside hydrolase family 43 protein, coding for MTKFFNALFLLSLVLLSFSCKKISNKKQPIAQSEYAVFDWFNYEGKDEAFKEVSKTDSTYLNPILAGFYPDPSICSANGKFYLITSTFTYFPGIPIFESTDLISWKQIGHVITRKEQGDFSGQGVSKGMFAPTIRYHNGTFYVICTNVSGIGNFIVTTKDPSGPWSDPITIPGVDGIDPDIFFDEDGKVYITHNGPPPNNISVHDGHRAIYIFEYDLENKKIASESKLLINGGTDMAKKTVWIEAPHIFKKDGYYYLICAEGGTRYNHSEVVFRSKNVDGPYDSYKNNPILTQRHLNTPRPNEISTTGHADFVELSNGDWWAVFLGCRPYGDDLYNTGRETFLMPVAWKDGWPTIVGGNNPIPIINKKPNLIASKEKIAPTTGNFISHDAFKNSELDFKWNFIRTPLEKWHELDGKYLYIKPRKESIHTETNFSFIGRRQQHLQFDASTKVTYNLTDTLQTVGLVAFQNENHYLFIGKRLNKDGKEEVFIEKNATSLNESQPTIIAKQVISTKDSDLFLRIEGDKGLYNFYYKTSEKSEWILLADKVDASILSTKEAKGFVGTYLGMYASLNHF